A section of the Gasterosteus aculeatus chromosome 10, fGasAcu3.hap1.1, whole genome shotgun sequence genome encodes:
- the tnfa gene encoding tumor necrosis factor a (TNF superfamily, member 2) isoform X1 has translation MESECKVLLDATVHSVRRETIRVNPSSKQTTSLLVFILCLAAAASVVLVFHRHAKGHGQDEDSFGLRHTLRQIANVRAAIHLVGHYNSAVNSSAEWKDKVDQSHYQGGLELKNNQIVIPQNGLYFVYSQASFRVNCSSSDADDASLQPIVHVSHTVKRRSKSLGNKDLTILHSIRSVCQMKASSNPDEEGNWFSSVYMGAVFNLMKGDRLRTVMGEKMLQGLEDETGKTFFGVFAL, from the exons atgGAAAGTGAATGCAAGGTTTTACTGGACGCAACTGTCCACTCTGTCAGGAGGGAAACCATCCGAGTGAACCCAAGCTCCAAGCAAACCACTAGCCTGCTGGTGTTCATACTCTGCCTCgcggctgctgcttctgttgtCCTTGTTTTCCACAGACATGCCAAG GGCCATGGACAAGATGAAGACAGTTTTG GTCTTCGCCACACATTAAGGCAGATTGCAAATGTGAGAGCAGCCATTCATTTAGTTG GACACTACAACTCTGCTGTGAATTCCTCAGCGGAATGGAAGGATAAGGTGGACCAATCCCATTATCAAGGAGGGCTAGAACTCAAGAACAACCAAATTGTGATTCCTCAAAATGGCCTCTACTTTGTTTACAGTCAAGCGTCCTTCCGGGTCAATTGCAGCAGCAGTGATGCTGATGACGCCAGCTTGCAGCCAATTGTCCACGTGAGTCACACTGTGAAGCGCAGGTCCAAGTCGTTAGGGAATAAGGACTTGACCATCCTGCACTCCATCCGCAGTGTATGCCAAATGAAAGCCAGCAGTAATCCAGATGAAGAGGGGAACTGGTTCTCCTCTGTTTACATGGGAGCTGTGTTCAACCTGATGAAAGGGGACAGACTAAGGACCGTGATGGGGGAGAAGATGCTGCAGGGCCTGGAGGACGAAACAGGGAAGACATTCTTTggtgtgtttgctttgtga
- the tnfa gene encoding tumor necrosis factor a (TNF superfamily, member 2) isoform X2: MESECKVLLDATVHSVRRETIRVNPSSKQTTSLLVFILCLAAAASVVLVFHRHAKGHGQDEDSFGLRHTLRQIANVRAAIHLVGHYNSAVNSSAEWKDKVDQSHYQGGLELKNNQIVIPQNGLYFVYSQASFRVNCSSSDADDASLQPIVHCMPNESQQ, from the exons atgGAAAGTGAATGCAAGGTTTTACTGGACGCAACTGTCCACTCTGTCAGGAGGGAAACCATCCGAGTGAACCCAAGCTCCAAGCAAACCACTAGCCTGCTGGTGTTCATACTCTGCCTCgcggctgctgcttctgttgtCCTTGTTTTCCACAGACATGCCAAG GGCCATGGACAAGATGAAGACAGTTTTG GTCTTCGCCACACATTAAGGCAGATTGCAAATGTGAGAGCAGCCATTCATTTAGTTG GACACTACAACTCTGCTGTGAATTCCTCAGCGGAATGGAAGGATAAGGTGGACCAATCCCATTATCAAGGAGGGCTAGAACTCAAGAACAACCAAATTGTGATTCCTCAAAATGGCCTCTACTTTGTTTACAGTCAAGCGTCCTTCCGGGTCAATTGCAGCAGCAGTGATGCTGATGACGCCAGCTTGCAGCCAATTGTCCAC TGTATGCCAAATGAAAGCCAGCAGTAA